In the Mesorhizobium sp. M1D.F.Ca.ET.043.01.1.1 genome, CACAGCGACCGCATCGGTCGGCGACAGGACTGCGGCCAAAGCGAAGGCGACCACCAGCGGGATGCTGGGCACCAGCCAGTGCAATGCATAGCCGAAGCCGACGATGGTGAAGAAGACCAGTCCGATCGCGAGATCGAGGATCGGTCCGCGCAGCTCGATCAGCTCCCGCTTCGGCGCCGCGAAGGCATCGCCGAACAGAAGCGGCGGGATGAAGACCAGAAGGAAGAGTTCCGGATCGATCTCGACGTGCAGGCCGCGCGCCGGCCATGCGAGCGCTGCGCCCATCGCGATCTGCAGCACCGGCAGAGGCACCCGCACCAGCCGCACCAGCGCGCCGGACAGCGCCACGAAAGCGAGCACGACGAGAATGAAGACGGCGACGTCCATGGTGCGATTCCAGATGTTCGGCCGACCATGCGCAATTGCCGGCGTGGCGTCCAGCCGGGCTGAAGCCAACGCTTTGCGTGACGCCGTCCGCGCAAGATCCGGCAAAGCCAAGGATGCGCCCCGACGACCCCCAACCCGAGGCTCACCCCCGCCGCGGCAGCGGCGTTGGTCGAGGCGACCCGCACGTCGGGGCGCATCCGACGGTGGCTCGCGGCCCTTGGAGCGCCAGCCAACCCGTGTGCAAAGAACCGGCCGGCACCCGGCGTCAGCGCAAAAGCTGCCTGGGGGCACCGGGTGGCCGGCCTCCGCGCCAAAGCCCTGAAGTCGGCGCGGCAAGTGCAGAAGAGCGTGCCCGCCTCCCGCACCATCCCACCAGGGATGTGCAGGCAGGCCAGCGCCGCATCTTTCCTGATACGCGATGAGACCCGCGCATCAACCTCTCGAAACCGAGGGGTTGACAGTCGCTTCCCGGTATCTGCCGCCTTGCGGCGCGAGACCGCCGTGCCACCCTGCGTTGCGGGTGGGTTGAAATGGGACGACCGATGCTGTCACGGCTGATGGCGCCATGTCGAAGGGGCTTATGCGGCGCCCACGGCGGAGGGGGCGAGTAGCGCCTTCTTCGCGGCAATGAAGGAATTCGGCGCTTCCTATCTGCAGACCAGGTTCTATCGGCGGCCGACGGCGACGCTGACCTCGGCCAGCCATTGGGCCGCCGGCGGCTTCATCACAAGGGTGGCGCCGCCCGGTTGGGCCGGCAGCCCGGCCTTCGACTATGTCTGCTTCGAATGCAACCCGCTGCTCGGCGCAATCCGCGAAAGCCGCACCAGCTACCGCTTCAGCGACTTCGCCCCACGCCACCGGAAGGAATTCGGCGCTTATTGGGAAGCGCTCGGCGAGGCCGAGATCGACGACGCGCTTTGCGCCACCTCCATGGCGCCGACGGGTGTGATTGCGTCGTTGCATCTCGGCTTCCGCGGCCGCGACTTTTTCGCAGGAGGAAAGCTTCGCCATCCATATGGCGGGTCTGGCACTCACGGAAAGGCTGATGACCCTGACCGCGCCGCCACCGACCGCAACTGTCCGGCTGACGGCGCGCGAGCGCGACAGCCTGGCGCTGGTCGCCGAGGGCAAGACCGATTGGGAGATTTCGGTCATCCTCGGCATCGCGGAAGCGACGGTGCGCTTCCATGTCGACAACGCCCGGCGCATGCTCGGCGCGGTCAATCGCGCGCAGGCCGTGGCGCGGCTGGTGAACCAGCGCTTGATCTAAACAAAAAGGCCGCTTCGAGAGCGGCCTTTTCATCTTTTATTTCAACCATTTACAGCGCAGACGTGATCTGCAGCTCGCTGTTGCCGTCGAGGCCGTAGATGTCGTCGCGGAACTGCACGACGCCGGTACCCGTCGACCATGCCGACAGATAGAGGAAGTGGACCGGCACCGGATTGACGACCTGCACCGGCGTGTTCTCGCCGGTCTTGATCGTCGCCTCGAAATGCTGACGGTCCCAGCCGGGCGTATCGCGCAGGATCCAGGTGACGAGGTCGCGCACGTTCTGGACGCGCACGCAGCCGGAAGAGTCGAAACGCATCAGCTTGCCGAACAGGCTCTGTTGCGGCGTGTCGTGCATGTAGACGCCGTCGGGGCTCGGGAAGTTGATCTTGACCGAGGCCATGGCGTTGCCGGCGCCCGGATCCTGGCGGAACCGGTATTTCTCGGCATCGTCCGTCGACCAGTCGACGGTCATCGGGTCGACCTCGCTGCCATCCGGCGCGAACAGGCGGATGTGGCTGTCCTTGAGGTAGTTGGGGTCCTTCCGCATCAGCGGGATGATGTCCTTGCGCACGATCGAGACCGGCGCGTTCCAGTACGGATTGACGATAATCTCGTTGATCTTGGAATTCACGATCGGCGTCTGGCGGTCGATCTTGCCGACGATCGCGGTGTGGCGAAGCACGACGCGGTCGTTCTCGACCGCTTCGATCTGCGCTGCCGGGATATCGACCAGCACATAGCGACTGCCCAGCGTGCCGGCCTTTTCCTTCAGACGCTGCAGATTGGTCTGCAACTGGCCAAGCCGGATCTGCGCCGAGACGTTCATCGCCGCATAGGTGTATTTGCCCATGGCGCCGTCGGCCGGCAGGCCGTGGCGGAGTTGGAAGCGCTTGACCGCCGAGTCGACATAGGAATCGAAGGCCGTCGAAATGCCGGCGCTCTGCGGCAGGTCACCCGAAATCATCAGCCGCTTGCGCAGCGGCACGACGTCCGGATCGTCGACCCCGAGCTGCAATTTCTTGGTCGCCGGAACCTGTTCCCAGCCGCCCTGGCCGACGATGTTCTGGTACTGCGCCACCGCCTGCTCGGTGAAGGCGACTGTCTGCTGGCTGAAGATCGGCAGCGTCGAAGCGACCTTGCTGGTGTTGTTGGCACGGGCATCGAACTGATCGTCCCAATTGCCGCGGGTCGAGGACTTCAGGATATCTCCGACCACATCCTGCGCGCTGGCATGGCCGGCGACGATGGCGGCGGCGAGCGCGGAGGCTCCGGTAAGGAAGAAACGGCGGCTGGTTCTCATGGCAGACATTCTTTGCTTAATCGCTCTCGCTCAATCGCTTGCCGGGCAGCATTGTCCGCACTCTAGGGGTGGCAAACTTAACAATTCGCCAACCATGACCCGCTTCACCGGCTGCCAGAAACGCGCTGCCGCAACGCAGGTTCCAAGGAGCGCAGGGCATAGGCCCGCAGCATCACCCACATTTCGCATTGCCCGCGATTATGGCGGCAACGTGGCCTTGGCCCGCGATTTGCTTGCGGCGATGCCATCAAAGAAAAGGGACCGATGCATTTTGGCATCGCAGCCGTTTCGGCAGGTCCGCTTACTCCTACTTCACCCGGTTCGGGCACAGGGCTTTGAATTGATCGATTGTATAGTCGTAGCCGGAGGCGCCCGAGCCATCGAGAACCACGTTCTCGTCCGTATCAGTGATCAGAAAGTCGGTTGCACTGCCGGCGGGGCTGCGTCCTTGGAAGAGCATGTGGGCGCCGTAAAAGTTGGTGAACTTGCCGGCCTTGCAGTCCGCGGTGATTTCCAGATGCAACGGCGTGTTCATTTCCCCGGCAATGCAATCCTCGGTCACCTTGCCGACATAGT is a window encoding:
- a CDS encoding L,D-transpeptidase family protein; this encodes MRTSRRFFLTGASALAAAIVAGHASAQDVVGDILKSSTRGNWDDQFDARANNTSKVASTLPIFSQQTVAFTEQAVAQYQNIVGQGGWEQVPATKKLQLGVDDPDVVPLRKRLMISGDLPQSAGISTAFDSYVDSAVKRFQLRHGLPADGAMGKYTYAAMNVSAQIRLGQLQTNLQRLKEKAGTLGSRYVLVDIPAAQIEAVENDRVVLRHTAIVGKIDRQTPIVNSKINEIIVNPYWNAPVSIVRKDIIPLMRKDPNYLKDSHIRLFAPDGSEVDPMTVDWSTDDAEKYRFRQDPGAGNAMASVKINFPSPDGVYMHDTPQQSLFGKLMRFDSSGCVRVQNVRDLVTWILRDTPGWDRQHFEATIKTGENTPVQVVNPVPVHFLYLSAWSTGTGVVQFRDDIYGLDGNSELQITSAL
- a CDS encoding helix-turn-helix transcriptional regulator is translated as MTLTAPPPTATVRLTARERDSLALVAEGKTDWEISVILGIAEATVRFHVDNARRMLGAVNRAQAVARLVNQRLI